In a single window of the Metopolophium dirhodum isolate CAU chromosome 2, ASM1992520v1, whole genome shotgun sequence genome:
- the LOC132939197 gene encoding EF-hand domain-containing protein 1-like: MDGLPFIPGFRFTDITKRDHHLSSQFRWKNGYAIPKDKPTGIGKAPLDVDFMLYSKTLGTTGYNPTLTYGQAKDPPKPIVQPHFIMFDGKCLSFNGFTQQAITESAVDTFRVRRVKITYFLVDDTISVVEPVEENAGYVQGCLLKRGQIPNPHRKNRTWHWSDFNNGVELSFYGVVYKLCSCNSFTRQFLSSQGVEVDVDKPVPDDPYMSARRQQLLQQKKQQSATLALKFGLGSRSVEDDKLKQFLENDGKVLRFYAVWFDEGSEPAEWKFFVLLYFMAYDRVEIYESKNTGKICGQNSFPLFLGKIRLPKDWSNLPPNFPSIYLEPGNKEYEEYYQPKDFIIGNTIFVMGRRFLLYDCDPFTRDYFKDILQIVQPDSIQVFKPKDNFPTVSKLVIPPHTGIGDPDDTRQNCLSLIPKAPKTLDFVTYVLNASKKLRYKLKMVPVYEVDNLRDFIMEYCIGNDQMSIVELASKNSGFIKGRFMSYTRLRKPGTNVDEDRFYGTKDFAIGAKLHVRGSVFIIVELDLWTYNYMNENKDKFTQDAIDKAKCYLESKGLIITLPKPDVINQNSITREISSSKHNESLEDTVFINKINQSNINI, encoded by the exons ATGGACGGTCTACCTTTTATACCCGGGTTTCGTTTTACAGACATAacg aaaagaGATCACCATTTAAGTTCTCAGTTTCGATGGAAAAACGGATATGCTATTCCCAAAGACAAACCAACGGGAATTGGAAAAGCCCCCTTAGACGTGGATTTCATGCTGTACAGTAAAACATTAGGTACAACAGG atataatCCGACACTGACCTATGGACAAGCAAAAGATCCGCCGAAACCAATTGTTCAACCACATTTCATTATGTTTGATGGAAAATGTCTCTCCTTCAATGGATTCACTCAACAGGCTATTACAGAATCAGCTGTGGACACGTTTAGAGTGCGCCgtgttaaaattacatatttccTGGTTGACGACACTATTAGCGTAGTGGAACCCGTTGAAGAG AACGCAGGTTATGTCCAAGGATGTCTGCTGAAACGCGGCCAGATACCGAATCCACACCGCAAGAACAGGACTTGGCATTGGTCCGATTTCAACAACGGTGTGGAACTTAGTTTCTACGGAGTTGTGTATAAATTGTGCAGTTGCAACTCTTTCACTAGACAATTCTTGTCGAGCCAGGGTGTGGAAGTGGATGTCGACAAACCAGTGCCCGACGACCCTTACATGAGCGCAAGACGGCAACAGTTACTTCAGCAGAAGAAACAACAGTCAGCAACATTAGCGTTAAAGTTTGGACTTGGAAGTCGGTCGGTGGAAGACGACAAGCTCAAACAGTTTTTGGAGAATGATGGCAAAGTTCTCAG ATTTTACGCAGTGTGGTTCGATGAAGGATCTGAACCTGCAGAATGGAAGTTCTTTGTACTTTTGTATTTCATGGCTTATGACCGTGTAGAAATCTACGAATCAAAAAACACGGGAAAGATATGTGGGCAAAACTCTTTCCCTTTGTTTTTAGGTAAAATTAGACTACCAAAAGATTGGTCAAATTTACCGC caaaTTTTCCATCAATTTATTTGGAACCTGGAAACAAAGAATATGAAGAATATTATCAACCAAAAGATTTTATCAtaggaaatacaatttttgtgatGGGTCGTAG atttttactttACGACTGTGATCCATTTACTAGGGATTACTTTAAAGATATTTTGCAAATTGTTCAACCTGATTCTATTCAAGTCTTTAAACCAAAAGATAATTTTCCAACTGTATCTAAATTG GTGATACCGCCTCACACAGGTATTGGTGATCCAGATGATACACGGCAGAACTGTTTATCACTAATACCTAAAGCCCCGAAAACATTGGATTTTGTTACATATGTACTAAACGCTAGTAAAAAACTAAGATATAAATTGAAGATGGTACCAGTATATGAAGTAGACAATCTTCGTGATTTCATTATGGAATATTGCATTGGCAATGATCAAATGAGCATAGTTGAATTGGCTAGTAAGAATAGTGGATTCATTAAAGGACGGTTCATGTCATATACAAGGTTACGGAAGCCAGGCACTAATGTAGATGAAGATCGATTTTATGGAACCAaagattttgctattg GTGCAAAATTACATGTAAGAGGATCagtttttataattgttgaGCTAGATCTATGGacgtataattatatgaatgaaAATAAGGACAAGTTTACACAGGATGCTATTGACAAAGCTAAATGTTATCTTGAAAGTAAAGGTTTGATAATCACACTGCCAAAACCAGATGTAATTAATCAGAATTCAATAACTCGAGAAATCAGTTCATCTAAACATAATGAATCACTGGAAGACActgttttcattaataaaattaaccaatctaatattaatatttaa
- the LOC132939381 gene encoding ribosome biogenesis protein WDR12 homolog → MDRSKKKVDLGSQIQIKFITKQEIYAVPEFPFAVDSKIQCENLNKLVNELLKDKLSDDNGVVKKVDFDFLVNGELLRTPLDIHLSQKNVSSESNVVVEYMEATPSPEPMDCLIHDDWVSAIHSMGPWIITGCYDNSIHIWTNKGKHKTGISGHTSPVKAVQWISISNDSATFVSGSQDQSIRVWDWDIKKGTTNCLQIGRGHERSVECISVSPDSTRFATGGWDTMLKIWSSDPNYEPADKPAKKLKSETKIMPPIMTLKGHKENISSVQFINNSDLITSSWDHTIKHWDGEIGGIKTEIVGNKSFFNHDYSDLNGSVITCSSDRHIRLYDLRSKEGSLVKGTYSSHTQWVTTVRWSKSEEYQFVSGGYDNQMKLWDTRSPKVPLFELTGHEEKVMCSDWSNQKLILSGGADNTVRIFKNKNVKTN, encoded by the exons ATGGACCGTTCAAAGAAAAAAGTCGATTTAGGGTCTCAAATCCAAATAAAATTCATTACAAAACAAGAAAT ttatGCTGTACCAGAATTTCCTTTCGCAGTTGATTCAAAAATccaatgtgaaaatttgaacaaaCTAGTAAACGAATTATTAAAAG ataaattatctGATGATAATGGAGTTGTGAAAAaggttgattttgattttttggtcAATGGTGAATTATTGCGCACTCCTTTGGATATTCATTTgtcacaaaaaaatgtatctagtgAAAGCAATGTGGTTGTTGAATACATGGAAGCTACTCCGTCGCCTGAACCAATGGATTGTCTTATTCACGATGACTGGGTATCCGCTATACACTCTATGGGACCTTG GATCATAACAGGATGTTATGATAATTCAATTCATATATGGACAAACAAAGGGAAACATAAAACCGGTATATCCGGGCATACTAGCCCCGTGAAAGCAGTACAATGGATATCTATTTCAAATGATTCTGCCACATTTGTTAG tgGTTCTCAGGATCAATCAATTAGAGTTTGGGATTGGGATATAAAGAAAGGAACTACTAATTGTTTACAAATTGGCCGTGGACATGAAAGATCGGTTGAATGTATAAGTGTTAGTCCAGATTCAACTAGATTTGCTACTGGTGGATGGGACACTATGTTGAAAATTTGGTCATCAG ATCCAAATTATGAGCCTGCTGATAAACCTgccaaaaaactaaaatcagaaACAAAAATTATG CCTCCGATCATGACATTAAAAGGCCACAAAGAAAATATCTCATCTGTTCAGTTTATTAACAACTCTGATCTAATAACATCGTCTTGGGATCATACTATAAAACATTGGGATGGAGAGATAGGTGGAATCAAAACAGAAATTGTTGgtaacaaatcatttttcaatCATGATTACTCAGATTTGAATGGATCTGTTATCACATGTTCATCTGATAGACACATTAGATTATATGATCTAAGGTCTAAAG agGGATCATTAGTTAAAGGTACATATTCTTCACACACACAGTGGGTGACTACTGTCAGATGGTCCAAATCAGAAGAATATCAGTTTGTATCGGGTGGATATGATAATCAAATGAAATTGTGGGATACTAGAAG TCCTAAAGTTCCATTGTTTGAATTGACGGGCCATGAAGAGAAAGTGATGTGCAGTGATTGgtcaaatcaaaaattaatactttccgGTGGAGCTGATAATActgttagaatttttaaaaataaaaatgtaaaaaccaaTTAG
- the LOC132939382 gene encoding uncharacterized protein LOC132939382, whose translation MNFNDMHALAKRIDTQVKSLEAKVAHPMSMMYSNNSSQGVKVLSMLKDMIKDVENKKQEIENLIQEENSTWSEMVEDYNSVAKFKSEVVASLNDYENMWSSNYPDYKPFISYSDSDSVNEELNSLNELHIHDDRQIADQSLNDSLNNVNITMS comes from the exons atgaattttaatgaTATGCATGCTTTAGCTAAACGTATAGATACTCAGGTTAAATCATTAGAAGCAAAAGTAGCTCATCCTATGAGTATGATGTATTCCAACAATTCTAGTCAAGGTGTCAAAGTACTATCAATGTTGAAAGATATGATCAAggatgtagaaaataaaaag CAAGAAATTGAGAATTTGATACAAGAAGAAAACTCAACATGGTCAGAAATGGTAGAAGATTACAACTCTGTTGCTAAATTTAAATCAGAAGTTGTTGCTAGTTTGAATGATTATGAAAATATGTGGTCATCTAACTATCCTGATTATAAACCGTTCATATCATACAGTGATTCTGATTCAGTAAATGAAGAATTAAATTCTCTCAATGAACTTCATATTCATGATGATAGACAAATAGCTGACCA ATCTTTAAATGATAGTCTCAACAATGTCAATATCACAATGTCTTAA
- the LOC132938533 gene encoding UDP-glycosyltransferase UGT5-like, translating to MAPCIQGLATCKSRTQHHYYHSRIVILQLLLVIFSFFREGLCADILGVFPIEAPSHQIIFDSYMSELHRRGHNVTVYSHFPDIATEQYKRIQISNTSSVLDPSYVTVDHMYSPSTLNSYKHMFHIVRNGETYTQSSALRQLYGQPEDSYDLIVTETCNTDLYLALIERFKAPFIAWTTSPLFVWSADRMGASTHPAYVPVLMTMHGPHMNFAERTYNTLMRSIAFYKYYTESTISSQKIASKHYEESSHLDQLVLRTSLLFVNTYHALWGSRPLPQNVIEVGGLHVKPSTPLEEDIQKYIDEAENGVIYFCMGSLLRGETFSPEKRQMFLNVFKKIPQRILWKWEGELPGKPSNVMIRKWMPQRDILAHPNVKLFISHGGLLGTTEAVYEGVPILSMPIFGDQMTNIKAVVSKGAAEMMNYGDLNEDDIFIKITSMLTNPKYRQKAKELSEAFRDRPMPPLETAVYWTEYVIRHKGAPHLRSVAVGMPWYQYYLIDALVIIFLSITTIFVLLYYLIFKVISRLLNRKFKEKQSQ from the exons ctCACGGattgtaattttacaattattgttggtTATATTTTCGTTCTTCCGAGAAGGTTTGTGTGCAGACATTCTAGGTGTGTTCCCAATCGAAGCCCCTAGTCATCAGATCATTTTCGACTCGTACATGTCCGAACTTCACCGCCGTGGCCATAATGTGACAGTGTATTCACATTTTCCAGACATTGCCACCGAACAGTACAAGCGAATACAAATCAGCAACACGTCATCCGTATTGGACCCAAGCTACGTGACCGTGGACCATATGTACTCGCCGTCaactttaaatagttataaacacATGTTTCATATCGTGCGTAACGGAGAAACATACACACAGTCCAGTGCACTGCGTCAACTGTACGGCCAGCCAGAAGACTCTTACGATTTAATTGTGACCGAAACATGTAACACTGATTTATACCTGGCGCTGATAGAACGATTCAAAGCCCCGTTCATTGCGTGGACTACATCCCCATTATTTGTGTGGTCCGCCGATCGCATGGGAGCGTCCACTCATCCTGCATACGTGCCAGTACTAATGACAATGCACGGACCACATATGAATTTTGCGGAACGGACTTACAACACACTGATGCGGTCGATAGCATTCTATAAGTATTACACGGAATCGACGATATCCTCTCAGAAAATCGCTTCAAAACATTATGAAGAGTCATCACACTTAGATCAGTTAGTGTTGAGGACCAGTTTGTTGTTTGTAAACACATACCATGCTTTGTGGGGCAGCAGACCGCTACCACAAAACGTTATCGAAGTAGGAGGTCTCCACGTAAAACCATCAACACCTCTGGAAGAG GACATCCAGAAATATATTGACGAAGCTGAGAACGGAGTAATTTATTTCTGCATGGGAAGTTTATTACGAGGCGAAACTTTTTCACCCGAAAAAAGACAAATGTTCTTGAATGTCTTTAAGAAAATTCCACAACGTATTCTGTGGAAATGGGAAGGAGAACTACCAGGAAAACCGTCCAATGTAATGATTCGCAAATGGATGCCCCAACGagatatattag cTCATCCTAATGTTAAGCTATTTATATCTCATGGTGGCCTATTGGGAACTACCGAAGCTGTATATGAAGGTGTTCCAATTTTATCAATGCCAATTTTTGGTGATCAAATGACAAACATCAAAGCTGTTGTAAGCAAAGGAGCTGCAGAGATGATGAATTACGGAGATTTGAATGaagatgatatttttataaaaataacatccaTGCTCACAAATCCTAA aTACAGGCAGAAGGCTAAAGAGTTATCAGAAGCTTTTCGTGATCGACCTATGCCTCCTTTGGAAACTGCAGTGTATTGGACAGAGTATGTCATCCGACACAAAGGGGCGCCGCATCTTCGGTCTGTTGCCGTCGGTATGCCATGGTACCAATACTATTTAATTGATGCATTGgttataattttcttatctATAACGACAATTTTTGTATTACTTTACTACTTAATTTTCAAAGTTATTTCAAGATTGTTGAATAGAAAATTTAAAGAGAAACAATCtcaataa